Proteins found in one Chloroflexota bacterium genomic segment:
- a CDS encoding dihydrodipicolinate reductase, protein MATTAIQYGVGPIGSAIIELALQRGIEFTGAIDIDPQKAGRDLGDVAGLDWRLGIKVSGDAEAVLKASKADIVFHSTGSYLHQTLPQLRQVLQAGMNVISTCEEMAYPKAQHPDIAEELGQMAKQNGVSILGTGINPGFLMDALPIFLSGVCREVRRIWVRRIVDASLRRLPLQKKIGAGLSVAQFQRRVAERAVRHVGLRESMMMVADALGWPLDEVKETVEPVIAEKVVRSQYIEVPPGHALGVKQIGQGLTKGEERIRLELQMYLGATSPQDSIFIMGAPDVDMTIKGGVHGDLATAAVVLNAVPQVIAAPAGLLTMLDIPPIHAWPRRSA, encoded by the coding sequence ATGGCTACTACAGCTATCCAATACGGTGTGGGACCTATTGGCAGTGCTATCATCGAGCTTGCTTTGCAACGGGGTATCGAATTCACTGGGGCTATCGACATCGATCCCCAAAAGGCAGGACGTGACCTTGGTGATGTGGCCGGTCTGGATTGGCGCCTGGGCATCAAGGTGTCCGGTGATGCGGAAGCTGTGCTTAAGGCCAGTAAGGCTGATATCGTCTTCCACTCAACCGGCTCTTATCTGCACCAAACATTGCCTCAGTTACGTCAAGTGTTACAGGCAGGGATGAATGTTATTTCCACCTGTGAAGAGATGGCCTATCCTAAGGCTCAACATCCGGACATAGCCGAGGAGCTTGGCCAGATGGCCAAGCAGAACGGCGTATCCATCCTGGGCACCGGCATCAATCCGGGCTTCTTAATGGATGCTCTACCTATTTTTCTGAGCGGCGTCTGCCGCGAGGTACGGCGCATATGGGTGAGGCGCATCGTTGATGCCTCTCTGCGCCGCCTGCCCCTCCAGAAGAAGATCGGCGCAGGGCTGAGCGTGGCCCAGTTTCAGCGGAGGGTGGCTGAAAGAGCAGTACGCCACGTTGGGCTCAGGGAGTCGATGATGATGGTAGCTGATGCCCTCGGTTGGCCGCTGGATGAGGTGAAGGAAACTGTAGAGCCGGTAATCGCTGAAAAGGTGGTACGCAGCCAGTATATAGAGGTGCCGCCGGGACATGCGCTGGGTGTGAAACAGATTGGACAGGGACTGACTAAAGGGGAAGAGCGGATCAGACTTGAGCTCCAGATGTACCTTGGGGCCACAAGCCCTCAGGACTCTATCTTTATCATGGGCGCACCTGACGTGGATATGACTATCAAGGGTGGTGTACATGGTGACTTAGCTACGGCGGCCGTGGTATTGAACGCTGTACCCCAAGTCATCGCTGCCCCGGCCGGACTCCTCACCATGTTGGATATACCCCCTATCCATGCCTGGCCAAGGAGGTCAGCCTAG
- a CDS encoding AAA family ATPase, translating to MEEVPIEKLRRVCDPQCLGFQTTAELESAQDIIGQERAVRSLQFGLGIQEQGFNIYVSGIPGTGRTTAVRSFLERLARDKAVPPDWCYVNNFREPYRPKALRLPSGWGKQLQRDVRRLIEGARITIPKAFEGEEYAAKREEIVTAFQRQRGELFTRLDDEARQEGFVIQSTPMGLLIIPVVNGKPLSDQEFMSLSAEAKETIAKKRERLETELKAAVRQVRGWEKDSQEQLRKLDQQVVLNAVGHLIADLIEKYKEFPEVVTYLHEVQEDIVENFAQFRPEAEPQPSSPLPTPWLRELAFRKYEVNVVVDNAEAQGAPVVIALNPTYTNLFGRIEKEAQLGALVTDFTLIKGGSLHKANGGYLVLPVEDVLRNIFSWDALKRALRNNEIVVEEVGERLGFVVTKSLIPEPIPLEAKVILIGSPLLYHLLYTWDEDFNELFKVRADFDSRMDWTEKNVRDYATFICTLCHKENLKQMENSAVAKVVEYAARLAEDQKKLSTKFAETADIIREATFWATQDGSPYVTSAHVQRAIEEKVYRASLIQERIQEMIERGTIMIDIAGEAVGQVNGLSVIDMGDFSFGRPVRISTSIGLGREGIIDIEREAKLGGRIHTKGMLILSGYLANKYAQNKPLTLAARVVFEQSYEEVEGDSASSAELYALLSHLSGLPIKQGLAITGSVNQKGEIQAIGGVNQKIEGFFDVCRAKGLSGEQGALIPQSNVKNLMLREDVVEAAKKGQFHIYPVQTIDQGVSILTGVEAGQMQEDGKFPEGTVNARVDHRLREMAEGLRGYLREEKPEAKTAQEG from the coding sequence GTGGAAGAGGTTCCCATCGAGAAGCTGAGGAGGGTTTGCGATCCCCAATGCTTGGGGTTCCAAACAACCGCGGAGCTGGAATCTGCCCAGGACATCATCGGTCAAGAGAGGGCTGTGCGTTCTCTCCAGTTCGGACTAGGGATTCAGGAACAAGGCTTCAACATCTACGTCTCTGGTATCCCTGGCACAGGGAGAACTACGGCGGTCAGGTCCTTCCTGGAGAGATTGGCCAGGGATAAGGCGGTACCCCCTGATTGGTGTTACGTTAATAATTTCCGCGAGCCCTATCGCCCTAAGGCCCTCAGGCTCCCCTCGGGTTGGGGGAAACAACTGCAAAGAGATGTGCGCCGCTTGATAGAGGGGGCACGTATCACGATACCCAAAGCCTTCGAGGGAGAAGAATACGCCGCCAAGCGGGAGGAAATCGTGACCGCTTTCCAGCGACAGCGGGGGGAGCTTTTCACCAGGCTGGATGATGAGGCTCGTCAGGAGGGATTCGTTATCCAGAGCACCCCCATGGGGCTCCTTATCATTCCTGTCGTAAACGGTAAGCCCCTTAGCGACCAGGAATTCATGTCGTTAAGTGCAGAAGCCAAGGAAACGATAGCCAAAAAGCGAGAACGACTGGAAACGGAACTAAAGGCGGCGGTGAGGCAGGTGCGAGGTTGGGAGAAAGATTCTCAGGAGCAACTAAGGAAGCTAGACCAACAGGTCGTCCTTAATGCAGTAGGCCATCTGATCGCCGACCTGATTGAAAAGTATAAAGAGTTCCCAGAGGTTGTAACCTATCTACACGAGGTGCAGGAAGACATCGTCGAAAACTTCGCCCAGTTCAGACCAGAAGCAGAGCCCCAACCCTCCTCTCCCCTCCCCACCCCCTGGTTGAGAGAGCTGGCCTTCCGAAAATACGAGGTGAATGTCGTGGTGGATAACGCTGAGGCTCAGGGAGCACCTGTAGTTATCGCCTTGAATCCGACCTACACCAACCTCTTCGGACGGATAGAAAAGGAGGCTCAATTGGGGGCCCTGGTGACCGACTTCACTTTAATTAAGGGTGGTTCCCTGCACAAAGCCAATGGCGGCTATCTCGTCCTTCCTGTGGAGGATGTGTTGCGCAACATCTTCTCTTGGGATGCCTTAAAAAGAGCCCTCAGAAATAACGAGATCGTCGTCGAGGAGGTGGGGGAGCGCCTGGGCTTCGTCGTCACGAAGAGCCTGATACCAGAACCTATCCCCCTGGAGGCCAAGGTGATCCTCATCGGTAGTCCGTTGCTCTATCATCTCCTCTATACCTGGGACGAAGATTTCAATGAACTCTTCAAAGTCAGGGCTGATTTCGATAGCCGGATGGATTGGACAGAAAAGAATGTTAGAGATTATGCCACTTTCATCTGCACCTTGTGCCATAAAGAGAACCTGAAGCAAATGGAGAACTCGGCTGTGGCTAAGGTTGTGGAGTACGCCGCCCGCCTCGCCGAGGATCAGAAAAAACTCTCCACTAAGTTCGCCGAGACGGCCGACATCATACGCGAGGCCACTTTCTGGGCCACCCAAGATGGCTCCCCTTATGTGACCAGCGCTCACGTACAGCGGGCCATCGAGGAGAAGGTTTACCGTGCTAGCCTCATTCAAGAGCGAATTCAGGAGATGATCGAACGCGGTACGATCATGATCGACATCGCCGGGGAAGCGGTAGGACAGGTAAACGGATTGTCAGTTATCGATATGGGAGATTTCTCCTTTGGACGGCCGGTCAGGATCAGTACCAGTATTGGCTTGGGAAGGGAAGGAATCATCGATATTGAGCGAGAGGCAAAGCTCGGTGGACGTATCCATACTAAAGGTATGCTGATCCTGAGCGGCTACTTAGCCAATAAATATGCCCAGAACAAACCCTTAACCCTCGCCGCACGCGTTGTTTTCGAGCAGAGCTACGAAGAGGTGGAGGGAGATAGCGCCTCCAGCGCCGAGCTGTATGCTCTACTATCCCACCTGTCTGGGCTGCCCATTAAACAGGGATTAGCTATCACCGGTTCCGTCAACCAAAAAGGGGAGATTCAAGCTATCGGTGGTGTCAACCAGAAGATCGAAGGCTTCTTCGATGTCTGCCGAGCCAAAGGACTGTCCGGCGAACAAGGAGCCCTTATCCCCCAGAGCAATGTAAAGAACTTGATGCTCCGGGAGGATGTGGTGGAAGCGGCCAAAAAAGGCCAATTCCACATCTATCCTGTGCAGACCATCGACCAGGGGGTCTCCATCCTGACTGGAGTTGAGGCGGGACAGATGCAGGAGGATGGGAAATTCCCGGAGGGCACTGTCAATGCCCGGGTGGACCACCGCCTGCGCGAGATGGCCGAGGGCTTACGAGGCTACCTCAGGGAAGAAAAACCTGAGGCCAAGACGGCCCAGGAAGGATAG
- a CDS encoding carbohydrate ABC transporter permease, whose amino-acid sequence MNEPRRRNLLAQTDEAITVKLPARWTLRRKAISKFLAQVAFTIGAWLLAVYVVAPFVWTLFSSFETRAQLFSRPPTWFPTMLYLKNYQEILADPTLLASLRNSAIVATFTTLAALCLGSLAAYAFARLQLPRKNTLFVLILATQMLPGMAILIPMYVTMRNLGLIYTYQGLIIAYLTFNLPYVIWLLRAFFVSIPAEIEDAARVDGCSRLGAIIHVVLPLSAPGFISTGIFAFIGAWNEFLFASVMTSTATKTFPVRMAHFIGEEWTAYERMFAAAVIGTIPILILVAIFQRYIIRGLTEGGLKY is encoded by the coding sequence TTGAACGAACCACGACGCAGGAACTTATTGGCCCAGACTGATGAGGCCATCACAGTTAAATTGCCGGCTAGATGGACGCTGCGCAGAAAGGCTATCTCTAAATTTTTAGCACAGGTAGCCTTTACGATCGGGGCGTGGCTATTAGCCGTCTACGTCGTGGCCCCCTTCGTCTGGACCTTGTTTTCCAGCTTCGAGACCAGAGCCCAACTTTTCTCCAGGCCACCCACCTGGTTTCCGACGATGCTTTATTTGAAAAACTACCAGGAGATACTGGCCGATCCCACTTTACTCGCCTCGCTACGGAACAGCGCTATAGTGGCCACCTTCACAACCCTAGCCGCTTTGTGCCTCGGTTCCTTGGCTGCTTACGCCTTCGCTCGCCTGCAGTTGCCCCGCAAGAACACTCTTTTTGTGCTCATCCTGGCTACGCAGATGCTACCGGGTATGGCTATTTTGATCCCTATGTATGTAACCATGCGCAATTTGGGTCTGATCTATACCTACCAGGGTCTGATCATTGCTTATTTAACCTTCAATCTACCCTACGTTATCTGGCTACTGCGAGCCTTCTTCGTGTCCATCCCTGCCGAAATCGAGGATGCAGCCCGGGTTGATGGCTGTTCGCGTCTGGGGGCTATCATACATGTCGTTTTGCCCTTATCGGCTCCTGGATTCATCAGCACTGGTATCTTTGCCTTCATCGGGGCCTGGAACGAGTTCCTCTTCGCCTCGGTGATGACCAGTACAGCCACTAAGACCTTCCCCGTGAGGATGGCCCACTTCATCGGTGAGGAATGGACGGCATATGAGCGCATGTTCGCCGCCGCGGTAATCGGAACGATACCAATATTAATCCTGGTGGCCATCTTCCAACGCTACATTATCAGAGGCTTAACCGAAGGAGGACTTAAGTATTAG
- a CDS encoding aspartate aminotransferase family protein produces MDTSPIPETAVEHYSLTHPNSGQLYAAALKVFPSGVTHDNRFLRPFPIYVNRAMGSRKYDVDGKEYVDYAMGHGALLLGHGHPAIVEAITQQAAKGTHWGACHELEIEWGQLVQRLFPSAERVRFTASGTEATMLAIRLARAWTKRTRVLKFEGHFHGWHDYLAPAIRPPFDRRSIAGIPDGVVDLLVVAPANDLAGLERILSEDKDIAAVILEPSGAGWGTIPLQTDFLLGLPTLTQKFGNVLIFDEVITGFRWSPGGIQALYNLRPDLTCLAKILAGGLPGGAVAGRVDIMSLLDMERGGQDNLARPPHHGTFNANPLSAAAGIAILQIASTGEPQRVADRLAAQLRMEMNAIIDRRGAPGCVYGESSVFHIFLGQCPKRGKCDRSLCSHSPSALRGLPSPLSHALRRSLLDGGVDLLGSGGMLSAAHTQEDVERTVRALEMTVDALSAEGLLGG; encoded by the coding sequence ATGGATACATCTCCCATCCCAGAAACGGCGGTTGAGCACTACAGCCTAACTCACCCCAACTCTGGGCAGTTATATGCTGCCGCCCTTAAGGTCTTCCCCAGCGGCGTTACCCATGACAATCGTTTTCTCCGCCCTTTCCCGATTTATGTCAACAGAGCGATGGGTTCGCGCAAATACGATGTGGATGGGAAAGAGTACGTTGACTATGCGATGGGACATGGTGCTCTCCTGCTCGGCCACGGCCATCCGGCCATCGTTGAAGCCATCACTCAACAAGCAGCCAAGGGAACTCATTGGGGGGCATGCCACGAGCTGGAGATAGAATGGGGGCAGCTCGTACAGCGGCTCTTCCCTTCCGCTGAGCGTGTCAGATTCACGGCCTCAGGCACCGAGGCCACCATGCTGGCCATCCGCCTGGCACGAGCCTGGACAAAAAGAACCAGGGTGCTGAAGTTCGAAGGACATTTTCACGGCTGGCACGACTATCTGGCGCCGGCCATACGCCCTCCCTTCGATAGACGCTCAATTGCGGGCATACCTGATGGTGTTGTTGATCTGCTCGTCGTTGCTCCAGCCAACGATCTGGCCGGGTTGGAGCGTATCCTATCTGAAGACAAGGACATAGCGGCGGTTATCCTCGAGCCCTCTGGTGCAGGCTGGGGCACGATACCCCTCCAGACAGACTTTCTCCTGGGGCTGCCCACTTTGACCCAAAAATTTGGCAATGTTCTCATCTTCGATGAGGTAATTACCGGTTTTCGCTGGTCGCCTGGTGGCATTCAAGCGCTGTACAACCTGCGTCCTGACCTCACCTGTTTGGCTAAGATCCTGGCCGGGGGTCTACCGGGTGGTGCCGTGGCTGGGCGAGTCGATATTATGTCTTTGCTGGATATGGAGAGAGGTGGTCAGGACAACCTTGCCCGTCCACCCCATCATGGCACCTTCAATGCCAATCCTCTCTCCGCGGCTGCTGGCATCGCCATTTTACAGATTGCTTCTACTGGCGAACCACAGCGGGTGGCCGACCGATTAGCGGCCCAGCTTCGGATGGAGATGAACGCTATCATCGATCGGCGAGGGGCGCCGGGTTGTGTTTACGGCGAAAGCTCAGTATTTCACATCTTCCTTGGACAGTGTCCCAAACGGGGAAAATGTGATCGAAGCCTGTGCAGCCATTCCCCCAGTGCCCTGCGTGGTCTTCCATCCCCTCTTAGTCACGCCTTGCGCCGGTCATTACTTGATGGAGGGGTGGATTTGCTCGGCAGTGGAGGAATGCTATCTGCGGCACACACTCAGGAAGACGTAGAGAGGACAGTAAGGGCCCTTGAAATGACCGTAGATGCTCTCTCCGCAGAGGGGCTGCTGGGCGGATAG
- a CDS encoding endonuclease, which produces MDIIWVIIALLVGLVIGFLATSSLLKSSLQKEYEARFQAMQAEWMDRIRQQAVEDSRAVIRGKVGEQFAPLLPIFKYNPSDARFIGSPIDLVVFDGYSALRDGSLEHPLKVVFVEVKTSKRPRLTKEERLLKEAISRGNISYELIETEFPE; this is translated from the coding sequence ATGGATATAATTTGGGTTATTATTGCCCTTCTTGTAGGCTTGGTCATAGGATTTCTAGCCACAAGCTCCTTGCTCAAGTCCTCGCTACAAAAAGAATACGAGGCCAGATTCCAGGCTATGCAAGCAGAATGGATGGACCGGATACGGCAACAAGCGGTTGAAGACAGCCGCGCTGTTATAAGGGGCAAAGTTGGCGAACAGTTTGCACCGCTGCTGCCCATCTTCAAGTATAACCCATCTGATGCTCGTTTCATTGGTTCCCCTATAGACCTGGTCGTTTTTGATGGGTATAGTGCGTTAAGAGATGGCAGCCTTGAACACCCTCTTAAGGTAGTTTTTGTAGAAGTCAAAACATCAAAAAGGCCAAGGCTAACGAAAGAGGAACGTCTTCTTAAAGAAGCGATCTCTCGAGGTAACATAAGCTATGAGCTCATCGAGACGGAATTTCCTGAGTGA